One Streptomyces sp. RPA4-2 genomic window carries:
- a CDS encoding transposase: MKLVVQVKLLPTPVQASALEATLRACNRAATHASAVAFNRGVRDRNGLQKEVYADLKTAFGLSAQPAVRAVKKVVDAYATLRANLHAGNLGPSTSRRYRKALSTPIVFRPEAAQPFDDRCLSWQHDARTVSIWTVDGRMKGIRYTGHPDQLKALVQYRRGESDLIQRGGKWFLIATCEIPDAEMFEPVDWIGVDRGIANLATTSDGTNYQGRRLSRYRRWQARKRAELQKKKARSARRRLSRRKCKEQRHATHVNHVISKEIVSVAQRTGRGIAVERLDGIRERVRLRRDQRGTLSSWPFRQLGQHLAYKARRAGVPFLEVDPAYTSQRCPRCGHTERANRPTRDGFCCRRCGLAGPADVVAGVNVRDRARSVWVFVTMPVLPSV, encoded by the coding sequence CCCTGCGCGCATGCAACAGGGCCGCCACGCATGCCTCCGCCGTCGCTTTCAACCGAGGCGTGAGGGACCGCAACGGTCTGCAGAAGGAGGTGTACGCGGACCTGAAGACGGCCTTCGGGCTGTCCGCGCAGCCGGCGGTGCGGGCGGTGAAGAAGGTGGTCGACGCCTACGCCACCCTGCGGGCCAACCTGCACGCCGGGAATCTGGGGCCCTCGACATCCCGGCGGTATCGCAAGGCGCTGAGTACGCCGATCGTTTTCCGGCCGGAGGCGGCTCAGCCGTTCGACGACCGCTGCCTGTCATGGCAGCACGACGCGCGCACCGTCTCCATCTGGACCGTGGACGGGCGGATGAAGGGGATCCGCTACACCGGCCACCCCGACCAGCTCAAGGCCCTGGTCCAGTACCGGCGCGGCGAGAGTGACCTCATCCAGCGCGGCGGGAAGTGGTTCCTGATCGCGACCTGCGAGATCCCCGACGCCGAGATGTTCGAGCCGGTGGACTGGATCGGGGTGGACCGCGGCATCGCCAACCTTGCGACCACGTCTGACGGGACCAACTACCAGGGCCGCCGCCTGTCGCGCTACCGCAGGTGGCAGGCCCGCAAACGAGCCGAACTGCAGAAGAAGAAGGCTCGTTCCGCCCGGCGTCGGCTTTCCCGCCGCAAGTGCAAGGAACAGCGCCATGCCACCCACGTGAATCATGTGATCAGCAAGGAGATCGTGTCCGTCGCGCAACGCACCGGTCGGGGGATCGCCGTCGAGAGACTGGACGGGATCCGCGAGCGGGTACGGCTACGCCGCGACCAGCGGGGCACGCTCTCCTCCTGGCCGTTCCGCCAGCTCGGACAGCACCTTGCCTACAAGGCCCGCCGGGCCGGGGTGCCGTTCCTGGAAGTGGATCCGGCCTACACCTCGCAGCGCTGCCCGCGCTGCGGGCACACGGAGCGGGCCAACCGGCCCACCCGGGACGGTTTCTGTTGTCGTCGGTGCGGCCTCGCTGGGCCCGCCGATGTCGTCGCCGGGGTCAACGTGCGCGACCGTGCACGCTCGGTGTGGGTATTCGTCACCATGCCCGTCCTGCCATCGGTGTAG
- a CDS encoding oxidoreductase — protein MWAAFRRGEWYADGGEVRAAVVRRLLLAPPPAEPGHLPRLRIRDVRITGRLDLAEAVVAGTLRLRNCRFEQAPCLDGAALGALELRDCVLPGLSGVGVTIGGKCEITGCRVEGPTDLYGASIGGTLHLENSRLTGHGERRGERALHLLCATVGGDIQAGSGFTVDGRTDLRDTSVRGSVVLTGAELRNPSGTALKANRLHIGGNLNCRGGFVAEGTVDLCDARVGGGALFEDASLSAGHGSALRAHGIDVRAEFNLCDGFTALGRLSMSSITVRSRFCFKDSLIDAPAGQPALISRRSTASELDLRFREPVKGWVSLSHTRVTVLNATPETWPRAVRMDGMVYDSLLPQLPARQRLPLLAPPEGFTPQPYEQLAATYRQHGHDRDARTVLLAQQRRLRGTLPWPGRVWSGFQDLTVGYGYRPMRAVWWLCAIMLSGILLFTRWPPQAVDPGKPPHFQAAIYTFDLVLPLVDFGQEQAFSPRGGLQWAAVVLVCLGWLLATTAAAGANRVLRRN, from the coding sequence ATGTGGGCCGCCTTCCGGAGGGGCGAGTGGTACGCGGACGGGGGAGAGGTACGGGCCGCGGTCGTCCGCAGGCTGCTGCTCGCACCGCCGCCCGCCGAACCGGGCCACCTGCCCCGGCTGCGGATCAGGGACGTACGGATCACCGGGCGGCTCGACCTCGCCGAGGCCGTCGTCGCCGGGACCCTGCGGCTGCGCAACTGCCGCTTCGAGCAGGCCCCCTGTCTCGACGGCGCGGCACTGGGCGCCCTTGAACTGCGCGACTGCGTGCTGCCCGGACTCTCCGGGGTCGGCGTCACCATCGGCGGGAAGTGCGAGATCACCGGGTGCCGGGTGGAAGGGCCCACGGATCTCTACGGCGCCTCGATCGGCGGCACCCTGCACCTGGAGAACAGCCGCCTGACCGGGCACGGTGAGCGACGCGGCGAACGCGCCCTGCACCTCCTGTGCGCCACGGTCGGAGGCGACATCCAGGCCGGTTCGGGCTTCACCGTCGACGGCCGCACCGACCTGCGGGACACCTCCGTACGCGGCAGCGTCGTGCTCACGGGCGCCGAGCTGCGCAACCCGTCGGGCACGGCGCTCAAAGCCAACCGGCTGCACATAGGCGGGAACCTGAACTGCCGCGGCGGGTTCGTCGCCGAGGGCACCGTCGACCTGTGCGACGCCAGGGTGGGCGGCGGTGCGCTCTTCGAGGACGCCTCGCTCTCCGCCGGGCACGGGTCGGCCCTGCGAGCCCACGGCATAGACGTCAGGGCCGAGTTCAACCTCTGCGACGGGTTCACCGCGCTCGGCAGGCTCTCCATGAGCAGCATCACGGTGCGCAGCCGGTTCTGCTTCAAGGACAGCCTCATCGACGCCCCCGCGGGACAGCCGGCCCTCATCAGCCGGCGCTCCACCGCCTCCGAACTCGACCTGCGCTTCCGGGAACCCGTCAAAGGCTGGGTCTCCCTCAGCCACACCCGCGTCACCGTACTGAACGCCACCCCGGAGACCTGGCCCAGGGCAGTGCGCATGGACGGCATGGTCTACGACAGCCTGCTGCCCCAACTGCCCGCCCGGCAGAGGCTTCCGCTGCTCGCCCCCCCCGAGGGGTTCACCCCGCAGCCGTACGAACAGCTGGCGGCCACCTACCGGCAGCACGGCCACGACCGTGACGCCCGCACGGTGCTGCTCGCCCAGCAGCGCAGGCTGCGCGGCACACTGCCATGGCCGGGACGGGTGTGGAGCGGCTTCCAGGACCTCACCGTCGGCTACGGATACCGGCCGATGCGCGCCGTGTGGTGGCTGTGCGCGATCATGCTCAGCGGGATCCTGCTGTTCACGCGCTGGCCGCCGCAGGCGGTCGACCCGGGCAAGCCGCCCCACTTCCAGGCGGCCATCTACACCTTCGACCTGGTGCTGCCGCTCGTCGACTTCGGGCAGGAGCAGGCGTTCAGCCCACGGGGCGGCCTGCAGTGGGCGGCCGTGGTCCTAGTCTGCCTGGGCTGGCTGCTCGCGACGACGGCCGCCGCGGGCGCCAACCGCGTTCTCCGCAGGAACTGA
- a CDS encoding amidohydrolase, which translates to MHADLLFTGGPVLTPEGPTVTEVAVTGDRITAVGTAARDLTGPRTEVVDLAGRLLLPGFQDAHLHPVPAGLELAQCDLTGARTAEETVRAVRAYADAHPGREWITGGGWSMEAFEGGTPTKEVLDAVVPDRPVYLPNRDHHGAWANSRALELAGVTRDTPDPADGRFERDASGEPTGMLQEGAMRYVGRLTPPATPADRLAALLHAQRHLHALGVTAWQDALVGAFLGMEDPSDAYLTAAREGSLTARVVGALWWDRERGAEQIPELVQRRAALNHGRFRATSVKLMLDGVAENGSAALLDPYLDTCGCATANRGTSFIDPARLPAYVTELDALGFQCHFHALGDRAVRDALDAVEAARKANGPSDTRPHLAHLQVVHPDDVPRFARLGATANIQPLWAAHEPQMDELTIPFLGPERAARQYPFGSLLRSGARLAAGSDWPVSSPDPLQGIHVAVNRTAPDGTEPVFLPAERLGLTAAFTAYTAGSAYANHLDDTGSVRAGALADLVVLDRDPYAGPPEEIGATGVALTYVGGERVHEAPDA; encoded by the coding sequence ATGCACGCTGACCTCCTGTTCACCGGTGGACCGGTCCTCACCCCCGAGGGCCCCACTGTCACCGAGGTCGCCGTCACCGGCGACCGGATCACCGCCGTCGGGACCGCGGCGCGCGATCTGACCGGCCCCCGGACCGAGGTCGTCGACCTCGCGGGACGGCTGCTGCTGCCCGGCTTCCAGGACGCGCACCTCCACCCGGTCCCGGCGGGACTGGAACTCGCCCAGTGCGATCTCACAGGCGCGCGGACCGCCGAGGAGACCGTGCGCGCCGTCCGGGCGTACGCCGACGCGCACCCCGGCCGGGAGTGGATCACGGGCGGTGGCTGGTCCATGGAGGCGTTCGAGGGCGGTACGCCGACGAAGGAGGTACTGGACGCGGTCGTGCCCGACCGGCCGGTGTACCTGCCGAACCGGGACCACCACGGTGCCTGGGCCAACAGCCGCGCCCTGGAGCTTGCGGGTGTCACACGCGACACCCCGGACCCGGCCGACGGGCGCTTCGAGCGGGACGCCTCGGGCGAGCCCACCGGGATGCTCCAGGAAGGAGCCATGCGGTACGTCGGCCGGCTCACTCCCCCGGCCACCCCGGCGGACCGGCTCGCCGCGCTGCTGCACGCCCAGCGGCATCTGCACGCGCTCGGCGTCACCGCCTGGCAGGACGCGCTCGTCGGCGCCTTCCTCGGCATGGAGGACCCGTCGGACGCCTATCTGACGGCGGCCCGCGAGGGCTCGCTGACCGCGCGGGTCGTCGGCGCGCTGTGGTGGGACCGGGAACGCGGGGCCGAGCAGATCCCCGAACTCGTGCAACGCCGGGCCGCGTTGAACCATGGCCGGTTCCGCGCCACCAGCGTCAAACTGATGCTGGACGGGGTCGCCGAGAACGGCAGCGCCGCCTTGCTGGACCCCTATCTCGACACGTGCGGCTGCGCCACCGCCAACCGGGGCACCAGTTTCATCGATCCGGCCCGGCTTCCTGCGTACGTGACCGAGTTGGACGCCCTCGGTTTCCAGTGCCACTTCCACGCGCTGGGCGACCGGGCCGTACGGGACGCCCTGGACGCGGTCGAGGCGGCACGGAAGGCGAACGGCCCGAGCGACACGCGTCCGCACCTGGCCCACCTCCAGGTCGTGCACCCCGACGACGTACCCCGCTTCGCGCGGCTCGGCGCCACGGCCAACATCCAGCCCCTGTGGGCCGCGCACGAACCGCAGATGGACGAGCTGACCATTCCCTTCCTCGGGCCCGAACGGGCCGCCCGGCAGTACCCGTTCGGCTCGCTGCTGCGGTCCGGGGCGCGACTCGCGGCGGGCAGCGACTGGCCGGTCAGCAGTCCCGACCCGCTCCAGGGCATCCATGTCGCGGTCAACCGGACGGCCCCGGACGGGACGGAGCCGGTGTTCCTGCCGGCCGAACGCCTCGGGCTGACGGCCGCGTTCACGGCGTACACCGCGGGGTCCGCGTACGCCAACCATCTCGACGACACCGGCAGCGTACGCGCGGGAGCGCTGGCGGATCTCGTGGTGCTGGACCGCGACCCGTACGCCGGGCCGCCCGAGGAGATCGGCGCGACGGGGGTCGCGCTGACCTATGTGGGGGGTGAGCGCGTCCACGAGGCACCGGACGCCTGA
- a CDS encoding APC family permease, with translation MTQKPYGVDPPSLRKSLGVVDGVAIAASSTAATTSIGIGLGVTAGVVGLHLPAIMLLAFLPVLGIAGAYSRLNRVEPNAGNGYVWVGRSLTPWLGFLVGWVNIVATVAFLAYTTAVTGSTMLQLAGEAGLHEAAGFTLDPGSTAQTTAVGVVVLVAVTLTAVTGVRTAARLQGGLLVFEYVVLLGFCGYGIVTGPHPFRLSWFDPFAIPSASALAQGMLLSVFCYWGFEAAFTVNEEVRDPKDASRAGTITLVTMLGLFLLGSVAFQRVLSEDELAGHGAQGLAYFGDRLASQPLAALPLVALMFSAVASLQAGVIPTARGMFAMSRDGTLGPVWSKVSSRYGTPAAGTLLIGALAAAVAALALVIPRLADMIMATVNAVGIVVALSYALTALAAAARFRGLLREDWRQGIRAVVLPSLSAAALLGLGGYLAWSFYTSTDHLEVSADNGWFLLLVPALMIASGCVAAAWAKWVRRSPYFRTGRGTDADAPRLLTAPH, from the coding sequence ATGACGCAGAAGCCGTACGGTGTGGATCCCCCGTCCCTGCGCAAGTCCCTCGGCGTCGTGGACGGCGTCGCGATCGCCGCGTCCAGTACGGCGGCGACGACCAGCATCGGCATCGGGCTCGGCGTGACGGCGGGGGTGGTCGGTCTGCATCTGCCCGCCATCATGCTGCTGGCCTTCCTCCCGGTCCTGGGGATCGCGGGCGCCTACTCCCGGCTGAACCGGGTCGAGCCGAACGCGGGCAACGGCTATGTCTGGGTGGGCCGTTCACTCACTCCCTGGCTCGGTTTCCTGGTCGGCTGGGTGAACATCGTGGCCACGGTGGCCTTTCTCGCCTACACCACCGCCGTGACCGGCTCGACGATGCTGCAACTCGCCGGTGAGGCCGGGCTGCACGAGGCGGCCGGGTTCACGCTGGACCCGGGTTCCACCGCCCAGACGACCGCGGTGGGCGTCGTGGTCCTCGTCGCCGTCACCCTCACGGCGGTCACCGGGGTCAGAACCGCCGCCCGGTTGCAGGGCGGGCTGCTGGTCTTCGAGTACGTCGTCCTGCTGGGCTTCTGCGGATACGGCATCGTCACCGGTCCGCACCCCTTCCGCCTGAGCTGGTTCGACCCGTTCGCCATCCCCTCGGCCTCGGCCCTCGCGCAGGGCATGCTGCTGTCGGTGTTCTGCTACTGGGGGTTCGAGGCGGCGTTCACCGTGAACGAGGAGGTACGTGACCCCAAGGACGCCTCACGGGCCGGGACCATCACGCTGGTCACGATGCTCGGACTCTTCCTCCTCGGCTCGGTCGCCTTCCAACGCGTGCTGTCCGAGGACGAGTTGGCGGGTCACGGCGCCCAGGGGCTGGCGTACTTCGGTGACCGTCTGGCCTCCCAGCCCCTCGCCGCGCTGCCTCTGGTGGCGCTGATGTTCTCGGCCGTCGCCTCACTCCAGGCGGGGGTGATCCCGACGGCTCGGGGGATGTTCGCGATGAGCCGGGACGGCACGCTGGGTCCGGTGTGGTCCAAGGTCAGCTCCCGGTACGGGACTCCGGCGGCCGGGACCCTGCTGATCGGCGCGCTGGCGGCGGCGGTGGCGGCGCTCGCCCTGGTCATCCCCCGGCTCGCCGACATGATCATGGCGACGGTGAACGCGGTCGGGATCGTCGTCGCCCTGTCCTACGCGCTCACCGCTCTGGCGGCCGCGGCGCGCTTCCGCGGCCTGCTGCGCGAGGACTGGCGGCAGGGGATACGGGCCGTGGTGCTCCCCTCCCTGAGCGCCGCGGCCCTGCTCGGCCTCGGCGGCTACCTCGCCTGGTCCTTCTACACCTCCACCGACCATCTCGAAGTCAGCGCGGACAACGGGTGGTTCCTGCTGCTCGTACCCGCACTGATGATCGCCTCCGGATGCGTGGCGGCCGCCTGGGCCAAGTGGGTGCGCAGATCCCCGTACTTCCGCACCGGCCGCGGCACCGACGCCGACGCGCCCCGGCTGCTGACCGCACCGCACTGA
- a CDS encoding TetR/AcrR family transcriptional regulator, whose protein sequence is MAERVVPPAARRRRRPTKTGVVLSEELIVETALRLLKEHGADALTVRRLGLALGADPTALYRYFRDTDDLLLAIADELIGRTLRTWRPTGDWRADLRDLGLRMHSGSLAHPQAAVLSAYRVTGRVHEIAAVETILGVLRGAGFPDVEAVRIYHAFVDQALAFAALDAASVALPRAAREAEAGVWRATYARLSPDTHPHIAATARHLVADMRRSAYPAALDLLLSAAAARLEEIQELPGT, encoded by the coding sequence ATGGCCGAACGAGTCGTCCCGCCCGCCGCCCGGCGGCGCCGACGCCCCACCAAGACGGGTGTCGTCCTCTCCGAGGAGCTCATCGTCGAGACGGCGCTGCGGCTGCTCAAGGAGCACGGCGCCGACGCCCTGACCGTCCGCCGCCTCGGCCTCGCCCTCGGCGCCGATCCCACGGCCCTGTACCGGTACTTCCGCGACACCGACGACCTGCTGCTCGCCATCGCCGACGAACTCATCGGCCGTACGCTGCGCACCTGGCGCCCCACCGGCGACTGGCGGGCCGACCTGCGCGACCTCGGCCTGCGGATGCACTCAGGATCGCTCGCCCATCCACAGGCCGCGGTGCTCAGCGCGTATCGCGTCACGGGCCGGGTCCACGAGATCGCCGCGGTGGAGACGATCCTCGGCGTGCTGCGCGGCGCCGGATTTCCCGACGTCGAGGCCGTACGGATCTACCACGCGTTCGTCGATCAGGCGCTGGCCTTCGCGGCCCTCGACGCGGCGAGCGTGGCCCTTCCCCGGGCCGCGCGCGAGGCCGAGGCGGGGGTGTGGCGGGCGACGTACGCGCGACTGTCCCCCGACACGCACCCGCACATCGCGGCGACGGCGCGTCATCTGGTGGCGGACATGCGGCGCAGCGCCTACCCGGCGGCGCTCGACCTGCTGCTGTCCGCGGCGGCCGCCCGACTGGAGGAGATCCAGGAGCTCCCGGGGACGTGA
- a CDS encoding pyridoxamine 5'-phosphate oxidase family protein, translating to MTPPARTLKLRTQDTLRRLEQDVDVWVSTADPDGAAPHLIPLSYLWNGTTVLLSTPGASPTGRNLRATGTVRLGFGPTRDVVMVDGTVETLEPAGLPAGVGDAFAERTGFDPRRLTTAYLYFRVTPRRVQAWREADEIAGRDLMRDGEWLVDD from the coding sequence ATGACCCCGCCCGCCCGCACCTTGAAGCTGCGCACGCAGGACACGCTCCGCCGGCTGGAACAGGACGTCGACGTCTGGGTGTCCACGGCGGACCCGGACGGGGCGGCGCCCCACCTGATCCCGCTGTCCTACCTCTGGAACGGCACGACCGTGCTGCTGTCCACCCCGGGCGCCAGTCCGACGGGCCGCAACCTGCGTGCGACCGGCACGGTACGGCTGGGCTTCGGGCCGACCCGCGACGTGGTCATGGTCGACGGCACCGTCGAGACACTGGAACCGGCCGGACTGCCCGCCGGTGTCGGCGACGCCTTCGCCGAGCGGACCGGCTTCGATCCACGCCGCCTGACCACCGCCTACCTCTACTTCCGCGTCACTCCACGACGGGTACAGGCCTGGCGCGAGGCCGACGAGATCGCCGGCCGCGACCTCATGCGGGACGGAGAGTGGCTCGTGGACGACTGA
- a CDS encoding VOC family protein: MALVLAGVVVLDCAEPEKLAAFYKELLDGEETDTSANRIDIRGADGTRMGFRRDLTATPPSWPRPENSLQVHLDFQVADLDEAERRIVGLGGRPIETKDAAGPFEERGYADPSGHSFTLCLTPTMAPKLG; encoded by the coding sequence ATGGCACTGGTACTGGCAGGCGTGGTGGTGCTGGACTGCGCCGAGCCCGAGAAGCTCGCCGCGTTCTACAAGGAACTCCTCGACGGCGAGGAGACGGACACGAGCGCGAACCGCATCGACATCAGGGGCGCGGACGGGACGCGGATGGGTTTCCGCAGGGACCTCACGGCGACGCCGCCGAGTTGGCCGCGCCCCGAGAACTCCCTCCAGGTCCATCTGGACTTCCAAGTGGCGGACCTGGACGAGGCGGAACGCCGGATCGTCGGTCTCGGCGGGCGCCCCATCGAGACCAAGGACGCCGCGGGACCCTTCGAGGAGCGGGGCTACGCCGACCCGTCGGGGCACTCGTTCACCCTGTGCCTCACGCCCACCATGGCGCCGAAGCTGGGCTGA
- a CDS encoding DUF4235 domain-containing protein, protein MPKKRKKLKLPLAYKPLGFALGWASGALAGLAFEAAWKAVRHEEDAPDALDKDRGWGEVLLAAALQGALFAVARSAADRTGAKAVERSTGIWPSPDKGKGKGKGKVTRGGRS, encoded by the coding sequence ATGCCCAAGAAACGGAAGAAACTCAAACTCCCTCTCGCCTACAAGCCGTTGGGATTCGCGCTGGGCTGGGCGAGCGGAGCCCTGGCCGGGCTGGCGTTCGAGGCGGCGTGGAAGGCGGTGCGTCACGAGGAGGACGCCCCGGACGCGCTGGACAAGGACCGCGGCTGGGGTGAGGTGCTGCTCGCCGCGGCCCTCCAGGGCGCGCTGTTCGCCGTCGCCCGCAGCGCGGCGGACCGTACGGGCGCGAAGGCCGTCGAGCGGTCCACGGGGATCTGGCCGTCCCCGGACAAGGGGAAGGGGAAGGGGAAGGGCAAGGTCACCCGGGGTGGCCGGAGTTGA
- a CDS encoding cation diffusion facilitator family transporter, translated as MTVFVALGANLLIAVAKAVGGLLTGSPALLSEAAHSVADSLNEVFLLAALRRSRRPADRRHPFGYGKERFFWSLLAAVGIFVMGGCFSFFQGFEALRSGSEESSSGYVAGLAVLAVSLLAEGASLFRALHQVRRQGGAGGLRDPALRTVVAEDGTAVLGVTLAIIGMALHMITGQIVWEASASFAIGALLVGVAYWLGRDAREQLIGRAADPESSGRIRALLEAQPEIDSVEALLTMEIGLDSTLVAARIDLVPGLDSEEVEEVAVRIKRSVANIVPEADQIFLDVTDAAAARAASRGDGTAEDPAATGERGGA; from the coding sequence CTGACCGTATTCGTGGCCCTCGGAGCCAATCTCCTGATCGCCGTGGCCAAGGCGGTGGGCGGACTGCTCACGGGTTCGCCCGCACTGCTCTCCGAGGCCGCGCACTCGGTGGCCGACAGCCTCAACGAGGTCTTCCTGCTCGCGGCCCTGCGCCGCAGCCGCCGGCCGGCCGACCGCCGGCACCCGTTCGGCTACGGCAAGGAGAGGTTCTTCTGGTCGCTGCTCGCCGCCGTCGGCATCTTCGTGATGGGCGGCTGCTTCTCGTTCTTCCAGGGCTTCGAGGCGCTCAGGAGCGGCAGCGAGGAGTCGTCCAGCGGCTATGTGGCGGGGCTGGCGGTCCTGGCCGTCTCCCTGCTCGCCGAGGGCGCGTCCCTGTTCCGCGCGCTGCACCAGGTGCGCAGGCAGGGCGGCGCCGGAGGGCTGCGCGACCCCGCCCTGCGCACGGTGGTCGCCGAGGACGGCACCGCCGTGCTGGGCGTGACGCTCGCGATCATCGGCATGGCGCTGCACATGATCACCGGGCAGATCGTCTGGGAGGCCTCGGCATCCTTCGCCATCGGGGCACTCCTGGTGGGCGTCGCCTACTGGCTGGGCCGGGACGCGCGCGAGCAACTCATCGGCCGGGCCGCCGACCCCGAATCGAGCGGCCGGATACGGGCCCTGCTGGAGGCGCAGCCCGAGATCGACAGCGTGGAGGCGCTGCTCACCATGGAGATCGGCCTCGACTCGACCCTGGTCGCCGCCCGGATCGACCTCGTGCCGGGCCTGGACAGCGAGGAGGTCGAGGAGGTCGCCGTCCGCATCAAACGCTCCGTCGCGAACATCGTGCCGGAGGCGGACCAGATCTTCCTGGACGTGACCGACGCGGCGGCGGCACGGGCAGCGTCGCGCGGGGACGGGACAGCGGAAGACCCCGCCGCGACGGGGGAGCGCGGCGGGGCCTGA
- a CDS encoding nitroreductase family deazaflavin-dependent oxidoreductase produces MPLEGEYEPSPTQWVREQVELYESSGGTEGTTLQDTGLPVIILTTRGAKSGKIRKTPLMRVEHDGRYAAVASLGGAPKHPVWYYNVKSDPHVELQDGANRQELRAREVTGAEKDQWWERAVAAYPSYADYQKKTDREIPVFVLEPTD; encoded by the coding sequence ATGCCTCTTGAGGGTGAGTACGAACCCAGCCCGACGCAGTGGGTGCGCGAGCAGGTGGAGCTGTACGAGAGCTCCGGCGGCACCGAGGGGACCACACTGCAGGACACGGGACTGCCGGTAATCATTCTCACGACCCGCGGTGCCAAGAGCGGCAAGATCCGCAAGACCCCGCTCATGCGCGTCGAGCACGACGGCCGTTACGCGGCGGTCGCCTCGCTCGGCGGAGCCCCCAAGCATCCGGTCTGGTACTACAACGTGAAGTCGGATCCGCACGTCGAACTCCAGGACGGCGCCAACCGCCAGGAACTGCGGGCCCGTGAGGTCACCGGTGCCGAGAAGGACCAGTGGTGGGAGCGCGCCGTCGCGGCGTACCCCTCGTACGCCGACTACCAGAAGAAGACGGACCGCGAGATCCCCGTCTTCGTGCTGGAGCCGACGGACTGA
- a CDS encoding LysE/ArgO family amino acid transporter yields MTAALVAGLLAGYGIAIPVGAVATYLVSLTARTSLRIGGSAALGVATADGVYALLAALGGAALAAALQPVLAPLRWVSGLVLVALAIRGAVTALRQYRERRLTARSTKDPAHPARAYLTLLGITLLNPTTIVYFAALVLGSRATEAVRPLEQGVFVLAAFVASASWQLLIAGSGALLGRVLTGHRGRLVTALASSVVIMVLAVRMLVPSP; encoded by the coding sequence GTGACCGCCGCGCTCGTCGCGGGGCTGCTCGCGGGCTATGGCATCGCCATCCCCGTCGGAGCGGTCGCGACCTATCTAGTGTCCCTCACTGCTCGTACGTCACTGCGGATCGGCGGGTCCGCCGCGCTGGGCGTCGCGACCGCCGACGGGGTGTACGCCCTGCTCGCCGCGCTCGGGGGTGCCGCGCTCGCCGCCGCGCTCCAGCCGGTGCTGGCGCCCTTGCGCTGGGTGTCCGGGCTGGTGCTGGTCGCCCTGGCGATACGGGGCGCCGTCACCGCACTGCGCCAGTACCGCGAGCGGCGGCTCACCGCCCGCTCCACGAAGGATCCGGCGCACCCGGCGAGGGCGTATCTGACGCTGCTGGGGATCACCCTGCTGAACCCCACCACCATCGTCTACTTCGCCGCGCTGGTCCTCGGCAGCCGTGCGACGGAGGCCGTACGGCCGCTGGAGCAAGGGGTGTTCGTGCTCGCCGCGTTCGTCGCGTCCGCGAGCTGGCAACTGCTGATCGCCGGGAGCGGCGCACTGCTGGGCCGGGTCCTGACGGGACACCGGGGGCGGCTGGTCACGGCGCTCGCGTCCAGCGTCGTGATCATGGTGCTCGCCGTGCGGATGCTCGTCCCCTCACCGTGA